One window from the genome of Solea solea chromosome 2, fSolSol10.1, whole genome shotgun sequence encodes:
- the pofut2 gene encoding GDP-fucose protein O-fucosyltransferase 2 produces the protein MAHRAVNEPVIVIGSTYFFTAACLSVFVAFATFEIVNTDNVFGASHAPTVAVAAARDLRYLLYDVNPPEGFNLRRDVYIRMSSLVKTLRKDGDDWVLVLPPWGRLYHWQSPNVHQIRIPWSEFFSLTSLQANVPVIEYEEFIAENGGPFIDHVLVLQNYAEGWTDGKWEEKVDERPCIEKMMYSKDKQGYYRSWFWGFEETRARNVTCLSAQGHASIMAPVLQKNITVTSVMLDRAETLLHDHYAGKDYWDTRRSMVFAKHLRLIGDDFRAKYLNSTDDRDHTVYSEDWTRMKAKLGSAKGGPYLGVHLRRKDFIWGHREDVPSLKGAVKKMRSLMKKHKLDRVFVATDADEEELKELKKFLPDMVRFEPSAEDLELFKDGGVAIIDQWICAHAKYFIGTSVSTFSFRIHEEREILGFDPKTTYNRFCGDTEKECEQPTHWKIVY, from the exons ATGGCGCACAGGGCAGTAAATGAACCGGTGATAGTCATTGGTTCAACGTATTTTTTCACTGCagcgtgtttgtctgtgttcgTAGCTTTTGCAACATTTGAAATAGTAAATACTGATAATGTGTTCGGTGCAAGCCACGCGCCAACCGTAGCTGTTGCTGCCGCGAGGGATTTACG GTACTTGTTGTATGATGTTAACCCTCCAGAGGGTTTCAACCTGCGAAGGGACGTGTATATACGCATGTCCTCCCTGGTGAAGACTCTGAGGAAGGATGGGGATGACTGGGTTCTGGTGCTTCCTCCATGGGGTCGCCTCTATCACTGGCAGAGCCCCAACGTCCACCAGATCCGCATCCCCTGGTCAGAGTTCTTCAGCCTTACCAGTCTGCAGGCCAACGTGCCTGTTATTGAGTATGAGGAATTCATCGCTg AGAATGGAGGCCCCTTCATAGACCACGTCCTTGTACTGCAGAACTACGCGGAAGGATGGACCGATGGAAAATGGGAAGAAAAGGTTGACGAGCGGCCCTGCATTGAAAAGATGATGTACTCCAAAGACAAACAGGGCTATTACAG GAGCTGGTTTTGGGGCTTTGAGGAAACGCGAGCTCGAAATGTGACGTGTCTTTCAGCCCAAGGCCATGCTTCCATTATGGCTCCAGTTCTtcagaaaaacatcacagtcAC ATCAGTAATGCTCGACCGAGCAGAGACACTCCTTCATGATCACTATGCTGGTAAAGATTACTGGGAT ACCCGGCGCAGCATGGTTTTTGCCAAGCATCTCCGACTCATTGGAGATGACTTCAGAGCAAAGTACCTGAACTCTACAGATGACAGAGACCACACTGTTTACAGCGAGGACTGGACTCGCATGAAA GCCAAGCTTGGTTCAGCTAAAGGTGGTCCGTACCTGGGGGTACACCTGCGCAGGAAAGACTTCATCTGGGGTCACAGAGAGGACGTACCCAGCCTAAAGGGGGCAGTCAAAAAAATGCGCAGCTTGATGAAGAAGCACAAACTCGACAGAGTGTTTGTTGCAACAGATGCAGATGAAGAAG AATTGAAGGAGCTTAAAAAGTTTTTGCCAGACATGGTGCGGTTTGAACCATCTGCAGAAGATCTGGAGCTCTTTAAAGATGGCGGAGTGGCCATCATCGACCAGTGGATATGTGCCCATGCAAA ATATTTCATTGGAACGTCGGTGTCCACCTTCTCCTTCCGCATCCACGAAGAAAGGGAGATCCTGGGTTTTGACCCCAAGACCACATACAATCGTTTCTGTGGGGACACTGAGAAAGAATGTGAACAACCCACACACTGGAAAATTGTTTACTGA
- the LOC131455490 gene encoding uncharacterized protein LOC131455490 gives MAFFQQLRLLLWKNWLTVIRQPVWSLILIVWPLIIFIIIAVTRSHFPPLAKDTCYVGPRNLPSTGFFPFLQTLMCNTDSNCHNKSRLLDTKSHKTAGVPRQQSFPKGSPLESLFQGGNFSQIDLPKNFLHDPTILVEVLNKIIGAPHHASPTNGSISNITLSDQRNLSSLLQSVNKLKRAFCTMTLPLMDTASHDPFTFSMVTFCKTNETALEVSLLTLNQILTELMTTNPDEMVTTAGMSLLMIAHLQNETVLWESLLAIPQLFSSGSVDQVLATVEGLLISMQGAMNKIESNFPETGASLSTVHSLIAGGINLVDYIQNWPGKDVSILLRDVVTVENGSLGGIMMQVLTDVQIPLDKAIGLTMDKSMVHSYLCDNSSNPFWLSAACSTGTVDMLLGWISPEKVAKQILLAWSRDVALQDLSFAKSLIGGLSPGDSNSTRSRRSVDTLPQNIDEELFLEVGKVVLAIVKLVPEVDMVVQSVLQTGFQSLMTGTLALDTVEELMDNVLKDATNLQWVYLSLMTNQSLASGWIDHVLYSVLEGVKQTLGSDHLTCNNVLEPFEWLLNTESVDIEVWRSVICQNSSTLEQALLMEWMPLFQKAQEVYDAITSRINATATLPMILSEWHKMQESTMQLDSLLSRLVTELGGGYSMNWMNFEVNNTQDLVGTLQQSVLSFMVDVGEHIETTELWPSVKNYFHTLYWILNYRPGVTSQPVNCSADFFTSALTCDTGFNWPQFVQTVTQALMSQNQELVVNVLKGTLNFLQQVYGVIYKTQAVTFLNEELSQGGDAVSGYLISLLINLDTFLRQVSILPDSSLSNLDVMTPAISNLFESAGLERMLPLLFSDSPVNISTLLDIASKIGRENQHYVNFNESDPTLPELERLIMHFLSMEGNLTIALPHIMGHSLLTYSDYFHPDLVAKVRECIQPFTNITSTGAVEAILSAVELLKTVTDASDGDPAVIILGYIRQFQELVMSMFRLRRIKQVALPSGQLTAGQVTDLHLLSQDFLKLLTPEVLQNLTQAGPDAAQTIVIQKFVSFLPSEVQHEAARFLSDFKSLQYEMSKCATGQDCLTGISEILHFLDQIFEMMLSANGTVTVTIDATNRFVEGREYEELERVWFSLLLAPKDSAAVQTSRQILHLVKLLMAKPNISVSDVQNALRQSNLTLEELNDFAALAGAANINNLMVNLIEIINTRICFEPQHDLNVTAQCALSLIHGVSTFLTQVPELRNQTAFLSLIPLIVNATLEDVMKIDFSSQPYMVFVDTLNTTLANIKLSLQLNHLNTPEIMNELKVVEHLMQLITNMEPFNNTDSALMQDPMYAQHVSLQIMQWYLNKLENITSNSSISELLQPFFYMTQMQVALQLAQTNFSMFVSNQVEVLINSLQHPIDGAGVSKIGLTVVQILHHLFDFINLQLQIQGDNFGSHYMFNTTILNAAETQIKQYLTLTENWMKQPNVQLVLTNMLQWGNPSINTSAPLTDIQHLLHTMVHFLSDDEQVYLSVIRNITHSLKQALMVAEQPGGLQSDHFLGVIFAAVQPLKMLIPLPAPLKQNMMDIVEGSLQFLIQPNMSYASSRATVLLILNRTESIVQQTVPEMFAVYLLPGLKIVTTYFESISMISGPDSWNQMILNQMETIQSSLPPNCTAKAYISAVIDITQSILMFGQGNMSYDSSRDIVLLILNTTESIVQQTVPEMFAVYLLPGLKIVTTYFESISTISGPDSWNQMILNQMETIQSFLPPNCTAKAYISAVINITQSILMFGQGNMSYDSSRDNVLLILNTTESIVQQTVPEMFAVYLLPGLKIVTTYFESISMISGPDSWNQMILNQMETIQSFLPPNCTAKSYISAVINITQSILMFGQGAMPHHVTSSS, from the exons ATGGCCTTCTTCCAACAGCTGCGACTTCTTCTATGGAAGAATTGGCTGACAGTGATCAGACAGCCA GTTTGGTCACTCATTCTCATTGTCTGGCCTCtgatcatcttcatcattattGCCGTGACCCGCAGTCACTTTCCTCCACTAGCAAAAGACACAT GTTATGTGGGACCTCGAAACCTGCCCAGCACAGGCTTCTTCCCATTCCTGCAGACCCTCATGTGCAACACAGACAGCAACTGTCACAACAAATCACGCCTGTTGGACACAAAGTCTCACAAAACGGCAGGCGTGCCAAG GCAGCAGTCATTTCCAAAGGGGTCTCCACTGGAAAGCCTGTTTCAAGGGGGGAATTTTTCACAGATTGATTTACCCAAAAACTTTCTCCATGATCCTACCATCCTGGTTGAGGTCTTAAACAAGATTATTG GTGCACCTCACCATGCAAGTCCTACCAATGGCTCAATCTCCAATATTACTCTGAGTGATCAG CGGAACTTGAGCAGCCTGCTGCAGTCAGTGAACAAACTGAAGAGGGCCTTCTGCACCATGACACTGCCACTGATGGACACCGCCTCACATGATCCCTTCACCTTTTCCATGGTCACTTTCTGCAAGACCAACGAGACCGCGCTGGAAGTCTCACTCCTCACACTCAACCAG attttgacggaGCTGATGACGACAAACCCAGACGAGATGGTGACGACGGCCGGGATGTCGCTGCTGATGATCGCTCACCTGCAAAATGAGACGGTGCTGTGGGAAAGTCTCCTTGCTATTCCACAGCTCTTCTCTAGTGGTTCTGTGGACCAGGTGCTAGCCACTGTGGAGGGCCTACTCATCAGCATGCAGGG TGCTATGAATAAGATCGAGAGCAACTTCCCTGAAACTGGTGCCTCACTTTCCACCGTGCATTCACTAATTGCTGGAGGCATCAACCTAGTTGACTATATTCAAAACTGGCCTGGCAAAG ATGTGTCCATTTTACTGAGAGATGTCGTCACCGTTGAGAATGGATCCCTTGGTGGAATTATGATGCAGGTTCTCACAGATGTCCAGATACCATTGGACAAG GCTATCGGACTGACAATGGACAAGAGCATGGTGCATTCCTACTTGTGTGACAACAGCAGTAATCCATTTTGGCTGAGTGCAGCGTGTAGCACTGGCACCGTGGACATGCTTCTGGGTTGGATCAGCCCCGAAAAGGTGGCAAAGCAG ATTCTCCTGGCATGGAGTAGAGACGTCGCCCTACAGGATTTGTCTTTTGCCAAAAGTCTAATTGGAGGTTTATCTCCAGGAGATTCCAACAGCACGAGGAGCCGCCGTAGCGTAGATACTCTGCCACAAAATATAGACGAGGAGCT GTTTTTGGAGGTCGGTAAAGTGGTGTTGGCGATTGTAAAACTTGTCCCCGAGGTGGACATGGTTGTTCAGAGCGTCCTCCAAACTGGATTCCAGTCCCTGATGACAGGAACACTGGCCCTAGACACGGTGGAAG AATTGATGGATAATGTTCTGAAAGATGCCACGAACCTCCAGTGGGTCTATCTCTCACTGATGACAAACCAGTCTCTGGCAAGCGGTTGGATCGATCATGTCCTGTACAGCGTGTTGGAAGGTGTTAAGCAG ACATTGGGATCTGATCATCTGACATGTAACAACGTCCTGGAACCCTTCGAGTGGCTCTTAAACACCGAGAGCGTAGACATCGAGGTGTGGAGATCAGTGATCTGCCAAAACAGCTCTACTTTAGAACAAGCTCTACTGATGGAGTGGATGCCATTGTTTCAGAAG GCACAAGAGGTGTACGACGCAATCACAAGCCGTATAAATGCCACCGCAACCCTTCCCATGATTCTCTCCGAGTGGCACAAGATGCAAGAGAGCACTATGCAACTTGATTCGCTTTTGAGCAGACTGGTCACTGAGCTGGGTGGAGGATATTCGATGAACTGGATGAACTTCGAAGTCAACAACACTCAAGATCTTGTTGGGACTCTTCAACAaag tgtacTCTCATTCATGGTGGATGTAGGAGAACACATTGAGACAACAGAACTCTGGCCAAGTGTAAAGAACTACTTCCACACTCTTTACTGGATTTTGAACTATAGACCTGGTGTCACATCTCAACCTGTAAACT GTTCGGCCGACTTCTTCACCTCAGCCTTAACCTGTGACACTGGTTTCAACTGGCCACAGTTTGTTCAGACAGTAACTCAGGCTTTGATGTCACAGAATCAAGAATTGGTGGTAAA TGTTCTCAAAGGAACCTTGAATTTTCTGCAGCAAGTGTATGGTGTCATCTATAAAACGCAGGCAGTAACATTTTTGAATGAAGAACTCTCTCAAGGTGGAGACGCAGTCTCTGGATACCTGATCAGTTTGCTGATTAACCTGGATACTTTTCTTCGGCAAGTCTCCATCCTTCCTGACAGCAGCCTCTCTAACCTTGATGTCATGACTCCAGCCATTAGTAACCTGTTCGAGTCAGCAGGTCTGGAACGAATGTTGCCTCTGCTCTTTAGTGACAGCCCCGTTAATATCTCCACTCTGCTTGATATTGCCTCAAAAATTGGAAGGGAAAACCAGCACTATGTCAACTTCAATGAGTCCGACCCAACACTGCCTGAGCTTGAGCGGCTGATAATGCACTTCCTGTCAATGGAGGGTAACCTCACCATAGCGCTCCCTCACATCATGGGGCACAGTCTGCTCACTTACTCAGACTACTTCCACCCAGACCTTGTTGCCAAAGTCAGAGAATGCATCCAGCCTTTCACCAACATAACTTCAACCGGTGCTGTAGAGGCCATCCTTAGTGCCGTGGAGTTATTGAAGACAGTGACTGATGCCAGCGATGGTGACCCAGCTGTCATTATTCTTGGGTACATACGCCAGTTTCAAGAATTGGTGATGTCTATGTTCAGACTAAGGAGAATCAAACAAGTTGCTTTACCAAGTGGGCAGCTCACCGCGGGACAAGTCACTGATCTACACCTGCTTTCTCAGGACTTTCTCAAACTCCTCACCCCAGAGGTTCTTCAGAACCTGACTCAAGCTGGACCAGATGCTGCCCAGACCATTGTTATCCAGAAATTTGTATCATTTCTTCCATCAGAGGTCCAACATGAAGCTGCTCGCTTTCTCAGTGACTTCAAATCTCTGCAGTATGAAATGTCCAAATGTGCAACAGGCCAGGACTGTTTGACTGGAATCTCAGAAATCTTACATTTCCTCGACcaaatatttgaaatgatgCTCTCAGCCAACGGTACTGTCACAGTGACAATAGATGCAACCAACCGCTTTGTTGAGGGACGGGAATATGAAGAACTTGAAAGAGTTTGGTTTTCACTTCTCCTTGCTCCAAAGGATTCTGCGGCTGTACAAACATCCAGACAGATTCTTCATTTAGTCAAATTGCTCATGGCCAAACCAAATATTTCTGTGTCTGATGTGCAGAATGCTCTGAGACAGTCAAACCTAACCCTCGAGGAGTTAAATGACTTTGCTGCCCTAGCTGGAGCTGCTAACATTAACAACCTGATGGTTAATCTGATTGAGATTATCAATACTCGCATATGTTTCGAACCGCAGCATGACCTAAATGTCACAGCCCAGTGTGCTTTGAGTCTGATACATGGTGTCAGCACATTCCTGACACAGGTACCTGAGCTCCGCAATCAAACAGCATTTCTCTCTCTTATCCCATTAATTGTCAACGCAACTTTGGAAGATGTCATGAAAATTGACTTCAGCTCTCAGCCATACATGGTTTTTGTGGATACCTTGAACACCACTCTGGCTAATATCAAGTTGAGCCTCCAGCTGAACCACCTGAACACTCCCGAGATCATGAATGAACTCAAAGTGGTGGAGCATCTGATGCAGCTGATCACAAATATGGAACCATTTAACAACACTGACAGTGCCTTGATGCAGGACCCAATGTATGCTCAGCATGTGAGCTTGCAGATTATGCAGTGGTACTTGAATAAGTTGGAAAACATCACCAGCAACAGCTCCATCTCTGAGCTCCTCCAACCATTTTTCTACATGACACAAATGCAAGTCGCATTACAACTGGCACAGACAAATTTCTCAATGTTTGTCAGTAACCAAGTTGAGGTCCTGATTAATAGCCTGCAGCACCCAATAGATGGTGCAGGAGTGAGTAAGATTGGTCTGACAGTTGTTCAGATTCTTCACCACTTGTTCGACTTCATAAACTTACAGCTACAGATTCAGGGCGACAACTTTGGTTCACACTACATGTTCAATACAACTATTCTGAATGCTGCTGAGACCCAAATTAAGCAATACCTCACCCTCACAGAGAATTGGATGAAACAACCAAATGTCCAGTTGGTCCTGACAAACATGCTCCAGTGGGGAAACCCCTCCATAAACACATCTGCTCCTTTGACAGACATTCAACACCTGTTGCATACAATGGTTCATTTTCTCAGTGATGATGAACAGGTTTACCTCTCAGTAATTAGAAATATTACCCACTCCTTGAAGCAAGCCCTAATGGTGGCAGAACAACCAGGTGGCCTACAGAGCGATCACTTCCTTGGTGTCATCTTCGCAGCAGTTCAGCCTCTTAAAATGCTGATACCCCTGCCAGCCCCTTTGAAACAGAACATGATGGACATTGTGGAGGGTTCATTACAGTTCCTAATCCAGCCAAACATGAGCTATGCCTCATCACGTGCCACCGTCCTCCTGATCCTCAACAGAACTGAGAGCATAGTCCAACAGACAGTACCAGAAATGTTTGCTGTATACCTGCTGCCTGGACTCAAAATAGTGACCACATACTTCGAGAGCATCTCCATGATCAGTGGACCAGACAGCTGGAATCAAAT GATTTTGAATCAGATGGAGACAATCCAGAGCTCTCTGCCTCCAAACTGCACAGCAAAGGCCTACATCTCTGCAGTCATTGACATCACTCAGTCCATCTTGATGTTTGGCCAAG GTAATATGAGCTATGACTCATCACGTGACATCGTCCTCCTGATCCTCAACACAACTGAGAGCATAGTCCAACAGACAGTACCAGAAATGTTTGCTGTATACCTGCTGCCTGGACTCAAAATAGTGACCACATACTTCGAGAGCATCTCCACGATCAGTGGACCAGACAGCTGGAATCAAAT GATTTTGAATCAGATGGAGACAATCCAGAGCTTTCTACCTCCAAACTGCACAGCAAAGGCCTACATATCTGCAGTTATTAACATCACTCAGTCCATCTTGATGTTTGGCCAAG GTAATATGAGCTATGACTCCTCACGTGACAACGTCCTCCTGATCCTCAACACAACTGAGAGCATAGTCCAACAGACAGTACCAGAAATGTTTGCTGTATACCTGCTGCCTGGACTCAAAATAGTGACCACATACTTCGAGAGCATCTCCATGATCAGTGGACCAGACAGCTGGAATCAAAT GATTTTGAATCAGATGGAGACAATCCAGAGCTTTCTGCCTCCAAACTGCACAGCAAAGTCCTACATATCTGCAGTTATTAACATCACTCAGTCCATCTTGATGTTTGGCCAAG GAGCTATGCCTCATCACGTGACATCGTCCTCCTGA